A window from Glaciimonas sp. PCH181 encodes these proteins:
- a CDS encoding YaeQ family protein, translated as MALKATIFKVDLQIADMDRQYYQEHALTIARHPSETDERMMVRVLAFARHASEALVFSKGLWDVDEPDLWEKDLTGAINLWVEVGQPDEKRILKACGRAAQVVVYCYSSTSHIWWAQVSNKVARARNLTVINLPSITSLALSKQAQRNMQLQCTIQDGQIWMTANDETVQVDLVTLQG; from the coding sequence ATGGCCCTTAAAGCAACTATTTTTAAAGTCGATCTGCAAATTGCAGATATGGACCGTCAGTATTATCAAGAGCATGCCCTGACCATCGCACGCCACCCTTCAGAGACTGATGAGCGAATGATGGTGCGGGTGTTGGCTTTTGCACGTCATGCGTCCGAGGCGCTGGTATTTAGTAAGGGATTGTGGGACGTCGATGAGCCGGATTTGTGGGAGAAGGATCTCACCGGCGCGATCAATCTGTGGGTAGAAGTTGGGCAACCAGATGAAAAGCGTATTTTGAAAGCATGTGGTCGCGCTGCCCAGGTAGTGGTGTATTGCTATAGCAGTACCAGCCATATCTGGTGGGCGCAAGTCAGTAACAAAGTGGCGCGTGCCCGCAATTTAACGGTCATCAACCTTCCTTCCATTACCAGCCTGGCGTTGAGTAAGCAAGCGCAACGCAATATGCAATTGCAGTGCACGATTCAGGATGGGCAAATCTGGATGACTGCCAACGATGAAACCGTTCAGGTAGATTTGGTTACCCTTCAGGGGTAA
- a CDS encoding DUF1415 domain-containing protein, which yields MSNFAEQVTLDTKRWLEKAVIGLNLCPFAKAVYIKDQIRFVVSNAETGADLLKELGAELDFLHQTDPTLIDTTLLIHPLVLGDFLDYNDFLDDADALLQQQDLEGEIQIASFHPDYQFAGTDATDITNYTNRSPYPTLHLLREDSIDRAVEAFPDAADIFEKNMQTLNDLGRDGWKNLGLAPTFTEKNLPK from the coding sequence ATGTCCAATTTTGCAGAACAAGTCACTCTCGACACAAAACGATGGTTAGAAAAAGCGGTCATAGGACTCAATCTCTGCCCTTTTGCCAAAGCGGTCTATATAAAAGATCAGATTCGCTTTGTCGTCAGTAATGCTGAAACCGGTGCAGACCTACTAAAAGAACTGGGAGCCGAACTAGATTTCTTACATCAGACGGATCCTACATTAATTGATACGACGTTGTTAATTCATCCATTGGTATTGGGGGACTTTTTAGACTACAACGATTTTTTGGATGACGCCGACGCCCTGCTGCAACAGCAAGATCTTGAAGGCGAAATTCAGATAGCCAGCTTCCATCCAGACTATCAATTTGCGGGCACCGATGCCACCGACATCACCAATTACACAAATCGCTCCCCCTATCCAACGTTGCACCTGTTGCGCGAAGACAGCATAGATCGGGCAGTCGAAGCCTTTCCCGACGCGGCGGATATCTTTGAAAAAAATATGCAAACCTTGAATGATCTGGGACGAGACGGATGGAAAAATCTTGGACTAGCCCCAACGTTTACAGAGAAAAATCTGCCAAAGTGA
- the cysM gene encoding cysteine synthase CysM: MPYLTIEDTIGNTPLVQLKRIPGEAAAQRNNIILGKLEGNNPAGSVKDRPALSMIKRAEARGDIKPGDTLIEATSGNTGIALAMAAAMRGYKMVLLMPENLSEERRQSMAAYGAKIILTPKTGGMEYARDLAQKMEKDGEGLILDQFANPDNPLSHYETTGPEIWRDTGGRVTHFVSAMGTTGTIMGVSRFLKEKSEAVQIIGAQPEEGSQIPGIRKWPEAYMPTIYEHARVDQIEAVSQSAAEHMARRMASEEGIFCGISAAGACEVALRISQQVENATIVFIVCDRGDRYLSTGVFPA; the protein is encoded by the coding sequence ATGCCATATCTGACTATTGAAGACACGATCGGAAATACCCCGTTAGTACAGCTAAAACGGATTCCGGGAGAAGCTGCCGCGCAACGTAATAATATTATTCTCGGCAAACTAGAGGGCAATAATCCCGCTGGATCCGTCAAAGACCGTCCTGCACTTTCGATGATTAAGCGTGCCGAAGCGCGCGGCGACATCAAGCCGGGCGATACCCTGATTGAAGCGACCAGCGGTAATACCGGTATCGCGTTAGCCATGGCAGCGGCGATGCGCGGTTACAAAATGGTGTTGTTAATGCCAGAAAACCTGAGCGAAGAACGCCGTCAGAGCATGGCTGCTTATGGCGCAAAAATCATTTTGACGCCAAAAACCGGCGGTATGGAATATGCGCGTGATCTTGCGCAAAAAATGGAAAAAGATGGGGAAGGTTTGATTCTTGATCAATTCGCTAATCCTGATAACCCGTTATCGCACTATGAAACGACGGGTCCGGAAATCTGGCGTGACACTGGCGGACGTGTTACACATTTCGTCAGCGCGATGGGAACGACCGGTACGATTATGGGAGTGTCGCGCTTCCTCAAAGAGAAAAGTGAAGCTGTGCAGATCATCGGCGCACAACCGGAAGAAGGTTCACAAATACCCGGCATCAGAAAATGGCCAGAAGCCTACATGCCGACAATTTATGAGCATGCGCGGGTTGATCAAATTGAAGCGGTTAGTCAGTCCGCAGCAGAGCATATGGCGCGCAGAATGGCCAGCGAAGAGGGAATTTTTTGCGGAATATCCGCTGCAGGGGCATGCGAAGTCGCACTTCGGATTTCGCAGCAGGTAGAAAATGCAACGATCGTCTTTATCGTCTGCGATCGCGGTGATCGCTACCTATCGACAGGTGTTTTCCCTGCCTGA